In Temnothorax longispinosus isolate EJ_2023e chromosome 2, Tlon_JGU_v1, whole genome shotgun sequence, one DNA window encodes the following:
- the LOC139808157 gene encoding uncharacterized protein, which translates to MSFQWYTTAPASAKKNIAFGEQQLYKTLNLVAQKAVLHYNVFKSLSRLKRKPVVERGSLQTVLVTEEILGVVRRHGASVVAFMVNFANTPDTAVDSRIRMNIPEQLIVYVLSAFRDAGRIARR; encoded by the coding sequence ATGTCTTTTCAATGGTATACAACAGCACCAGCgtcagcaaaaaaaaatatagctttCGGTGAACAGCAATTATACAAGACTCTAAATTTGGTGGCGCAAAAGGCCGTGTTGCACTACAATGTATTCAAATCTTTGTCGCGTTTGAAAAGGAAACCCGTTGTCGAGCGGGGCTCCCTGCAGACCGTGTTGGTCACCGAGGAAATCCTAGGAGTGGTACGACGACACGGTGCATCCGTCGTGGCGTTTATGGTTAACTTCGCCAACACGCCGGACACCGCCGTAGACTCCAGGATCCGGATGAATATTCCAGAGCAGTTGATAGTCTATGTGCTCAGTGCATTCCGAGATGCTGGCAGGATCGCACGTCGATAG